The nucleotide sequence ATGAAGCATTTGAGCATTGCTGACCTGGTTGTGGCCATTTTCCAGGTCTTGCCTCAGCTCATTTGGGACATCACCTTCAGGTTCCTTGGGCCAGATTACCTCTGCAGGTTGATCAAATACCTGCAGGTTGTGGGAATGTTTGCTTCCACTTACATGCTCTTGCTAATGTCCCTGGATCGGTGCTTGGCCATCTGTCAACCTTTGAGGTCTTTGCACAGGAGGTCTGACCGGTTGTCTGTCCTCCTCACTTGGATGGTGTGCCTTCTGTTCAGCATCCCACAGCTCCAAATATTTTCCATGAGGGATGTGGATAATGGGGTGTTTGATTGCTGGGCACATTTTATCCAACCCTGGGGACCTAAAGCCTACATCACCTGGATAACCTTGACTGTCTACATTATCCCTGTGCTTATGCTGAGCATCTGCTATGGTTTGATCAGCTTCAAAATTTGGCAGAATGTGAAGCTAAAAACACTTCACGAGACCAATGTGAATCTGACCTCTAGGAATCCCCATGGGGGCACACTCTCCAGGGTCAGCAGTGTCAAACTCATTTCCAAAGCAAAGATCCGGACAGTCAAAATGACCTTCATCATAGT is from Rhineura floridana isolate rRhiFlo1 chromosome 3, rRhiFlo1.hap2, whole genome shotgun sequence and encodes:
- the OXTR gene encoding oxytocin receptor, whose translation is MDPLCLFGNDSWTYNCSLSNSSVENQTSQSNRTSHVKRNENVAKVEVAVLCLIFFLALTGNLCVLLAIHTTRHKHSRMYFFMKHLSIADLVVAIFQVLPQLIWDITFRFLGPDYLCRLIKYLQVVGMFASTYMLLLMSLDRCLAICQPLRSLHRRSDRLSVLLTWMVCLLFSIPQLQIFSMRDVDNGVFDCWAHFIQPWGPKAYITWITLTVYIIPVLMLSICYGLISFKIWQNVKLKTLHETNVNLTSRNPHGGTLSRVSSVKLISKAKIRTVKMTFIIVLAFIMCWTPFFIVQMWIAWDENAPKEELSFIITTLLASLNSCCNPWIYMLFTGHLFHDLLNRFLCCSSQYLKSRQGCDLSVSKKSNSSTFVLSLKSSSQRSFTQPSTA